One Candidatus Peregrinibacteria bacterium DNA window includes the following coding sequences:
- a CDS encoding Bax inhibitor-1 family protein, with protein MESPISTNGMQGVQSADATFINKVYFFFGLAILISAGGVYFGTDYVMGMIIGAPWMLFVVFGLELALIFTSRMWSTRRPLNYILFALFALMSGITVVPLIASFALEFGGYEVIIKALVATTFMFTASAIIGRTTGRNLQGLSGILMMGIIGMIIIGVLNIFFPWGNGFEMIYSGFGVLLFSAFVMYDIQKLKHYPEDRYIDAALALYLDIFNLFISILRLMGALRRN; from the coding sequence ATGGAATCACCAATCTCAACAAATGGTATGCAAGGGGTTCAGTCTGCGGATGCGACGTTTATTAACAAAGTCTATTTCTTTTTTGGTTTAGCAATTTTGATCTCTGCCGGAGGAGTGTATTTTGGTACTGATTACGTGATGGGGATGATAATCGGAGCTCCATGGATGCTTTTTGTGGTATTTGGATTAGAATTGGCATTGATATTTACGTCTAGGATGTGGAGTACAAGAAGACCTCTAAATTACATTTTATTTGCCTTGTTTGCCCTTATGTCAGGTATTACGGTAGTTCCTCTGATAGCTAGTTTTGCGCTCGAATTTGGGGGCTATGAGGTGATTATAAAGGCTTTGGTTGCAACGACATTTATGTTTACTGCAAGTGCTATAATAGGTAGGACGACCGGTAGAAATCTGCAAGGTTTATCTGGCATACTCATGATGGGTATCATAGGTATGATTATTATTGGAGTTCTTAACATATTTTTTCCATGGGGAAATGGATTTGAGATGATTTATTCCGGCTTTGGAGTTCTGCTTTTCTCAGCATTTGTAATGTACGATATTCAGAAGCTAAAACATTATCCGGAGGATCGTTATATAGATGCAGCCTTAGCTCTATATCTAGATATTTTTAATTTGTTTATAAGCATACTCAGATTGATGGGAGCTCTCAGGAGAAATTAA